From Proteiniborus sp. MB09-C3, the proteins below share one genomic window:
- a CDS encoding DUF5058 family protein: MTLHDQVMQVANSAAAWIFCLLIVVLVFFQTFVFSKISLNYRKEFGISSSEIKKAFKSGIITTVGPALSIFIVGLGLVAQIGGPLTLARLSVIGNATFEASAAELGAAALGTSINSPDYSLIAYTCSVWVMSLGGSCMLIMPLIFTKSLSNISKKVINKRNLAKIIGISASLASFGYFSLDYAKKGNKNLVAVAVAFLTVLVVTKLGEKFKILWVKEWSLAFSIIISVIVVAMIP; encoded by the coding sequence ATGACTCTGCATGATCAAGTGATGCAAGTTGCCAATAGTGCTGCTGCATGGATATTTTGCTTACTCATAGTAGTGCTTGTATTTTTTCAGACTTTTGTATTTTCTAAAATTAGTTTAAATTATAGAAAAGAGTTTGGTATTTCTTCAAGTGAAATAAAAAAAGCATTCAAATCAGGAATTATAACTACAGTTGGTCCTGCACTTTCAATATTTATAGTTGGATTAGGATTAGTAGCGCAGATAGGTGGCCCTCTAACTCTGGCACGGTTAAGCGTAATAGGCAATGCGACATTTGAAGCTTCAGCTGCTGAGCTTGGCGCAGCTGCACTTGGCACTAGCATAAACTCACCAGACTATAGTCTTATTGCTTATACATGCTCTGTTTGGGTAATGAGTTTAGGAGGTAGCTGTATGCTCATTATGCCCCTTATATTTACTAAATCATTATCGAATATAAGTAAAAAAGTAATTAATAAAAGGAATCTAGCAAAAATTATTGGAATTAGTGCTTCCTTAGCATCCTTTGGCTATTTTTCTTTAGATTATGCAAAAAAAGGTAACAAGAACTTAGTTGCTGTGGCAGTTGCATTCTTAACAGTGTTAGTTGTTACAAAGCTTGGAGAGAAGTTTAAAATTCTATGGGTTAAGGAATGGTCACTTGCATTTTCTATTATTATTTCAGTAATTGTTGTTGCTATGATTCCTTAG
- a CDS encoding peptidase dimerization domain-containing protein, with translation MVRDNVFDGIDAIVRWHPVNVSYVSLSPALSMYSVKYVFHGKTSHAGTNPHLGRSALDAAVLMDVGVNYLREHVTPDVRMHSIITKGGVAPNIVPELAEIWYYIRAPKKR, from the coding sequence ATGGTACGTGATAATGTATTTGATGGAATAGATGCTATTGTCAGATGGCATCCTGTAAATGTATCCTATGTAAGTCTATCTCCTGCGTTATCTATGTATTCAGTTAAGTATGTATTTCATGGAAAGACATCTCATGCAGGCACCAACCCTCACTTAGGAAGAAGCGCTTTAGATGCGGCTGTGTTGATGGATGTAGGTGTCAATTATTTAAGAGAACATGTTACTCCAGATGTTAGAATGCATTCAATTATAACAAAGGGCGGAGTAGCTCCTAATATTGTCCCAGAATTAGCTGAGATTTGGTACTATATCCGTGCTCCAAAAAAGAGGTGA